One region of Deltaproteobacteria bacterium genomic DNA includes:
- a CDS encoding transporter, with protein sequence MHCRILAACVVALGTFLSRPPQSLASCGQAFCPIETSTTTERHPHGGELQLNLNYEFIEMNDPFIGTDSARVGEIRRAHDEQFTRNQTTKFTLDYGLSPRLTLGALIPFVDRLHQHLAHEEKEVVGGGVGETEIVDETKRWRYQALGDLQLSARYLLLKPDTPLQPAFSLIVGMKLPTGRTNVKDDSGEKAELTLQPGNGSWDGIVGVSYVQHFTVATAQRQTALAPLFVTALGRFPVGNGKFGYRPGSELFLNFGTAYPVFRNFDILAQVNFHYRDRDNIGHAPGVEQVDTGRETLFLSPGMRYHVTNNLAVYALMQFAVYRRVNGIQLTSDWNVTSGISYRFNLFSRV encoded by the coding sequence ATGCACTGCAGAATACTTGCCGCGTGTGTGGTCGCCTTGGGAACGTTTCTCAGTCGACCACCACAGAGTCTTGCGTCTTGCGGTCAGGCCTTCTGTCCGATTGAGACATCGACAACAACGGAACGCCATCCGCACGGCGGAGAGTTACAATTAAATTTAAATTACGAATTTATCGAGATGAATGATCCGTTCATCGGGACCGATAGCGCCCGTGTCGGCGAGATTCGTCGCGCCCATGATGAACAATTTACACGGAATCAGACGACAAAATTCACCCTCGACTATGGCCTATCGCCGCGACTCACCCTTGGGGCACTGATCCCTTTTGTCGACCGCTTACATCAACACTTGGCGCATGAAGAAAAGGAAGTCGTGGGCGGTGGTGTCGGAGAGACGGAAATAGTCGACGAAACCAAGCGGTGGCGGTATCAAGCCTTGGGCGACCTACAACTCAGCGCTCGATATTTACTCCTCAAGCCAGACACCCCGCTCCAACCCGCTTTTTCACTGATCGTCGGAATGAAATTACCGACTGGTCGCACCAACGTAAAAGACGATAGCGGAGAAAAAGCCGAACTCACGCTGCAACCGGGGAACGGCTCGTGGGATGGAATTGTTGGGGTGTCATATGTCCAGCACTTCACTGTGGCAACAGCCCAACGACAGACCGCATTGGCCCCTCTATTTGTGACAGCGCTCGGGCGTTTTCCCGTCGGTAACGGAAAGTTCGGCTATCGCCCCGGCAGTGAGCTGTTTCTCAACTTCGGCACGGCGTATCCTGTCTTCCGCAACTTCGACATTCTGGCGCAAGTCAATTTTCATTATCGCGATCGTGACAACATTGGCCATGCCCCTGGGGTCGAACAGGTCGACACGGGACGAGAAACGCTCTTCCTGAGCCCTGGCATGCGCTATCATGTCACGAACAACTTGGCCGTGTATGCACTGATGCAATTTGCGGTGTATCGTCGCGTCAATGGCATCCAGTTGACTTCGGACTGGAATGTGACATCTGGTATCTCATACCGGTTCAACTTGTTCTCGCGCGTGTAA